One Mycobacteroides abscessus ATCC 19977 genomic window carries:
- a CDS encoding FtsW/RodA/SpoVE family cell cycle protein has translation MTTAPQTAVGPSGRGSGAVSAPPTQSTRRSAELGLLGFAAAITTVALVLVEANLERGLSWDLLGYGFAYLVLFVLAHMAVRRWAPYADPLLLPCVALLNGLGLVMIHRLDLVHSYNDGDADQVGDNNATQQMLWTTVGLIALAAVLATLKDHRVLARYGYTFGIVGCVLLAIPALLPTSMSEQYGAKIWIELPFLSIQPAEAAKILLLIFFAAFLMTKRTLFRTAGRNYLGIELPRPRDLGPLLAIWGISVGVMVFEKDLGASLLFYSSFLIVLYVATARISWVLIGLALFAAGSVIAYFLFGHVQVRVQNWWDPFTDPDGAGYQMVQSLFSFATGGIFGTGLGNGQPGTVPAASTDFIIAAVGEELGLVGLAGVLMLYTIVIIRGFRTALAVRDSFGKLLAVGLSAALAMQLFIVVGGVTKLIPQTGLTTPWMSYGGSSLIANYVLLAILLRISHIARRPLSPHASSSPAAPLAEARTELIDRV, from the coding sequence ATGACGACGGCGCCCCAAACCGCGGTAGGACCCAGTGGAAGGGGCAGCGGAGCCGTTTCGGCGCCGCCCACTCAATCAACACGACGTAGCGCGGAGCTGGGGCTCCTCGGCTTCGCCGCCGCCATCACCACGGTGGCCCTAGTTCTCGTCGAGGCCAACCTTGAGCGTGGGTTGTCCTGGGATCTGCTGGGATACGGCTTCGCCTACCTCGTGCTTTTCGTCTTGGCGCACATGGCGGTCCGTCGCTGGGCTCCGTATGCCGATCCGCTGCTGCTGCCGTGCGTCGCGCTGCTCAACGGACTCGGCCTGGTGATGATCCATCGGCTGGATCTCGTGCACTCGTACAACGACGGCGATGCCGATCAGGTCGGTGACAACAACGCTACGCAGCAGATGCTGTGGACCACGGTCGGCCTGATCGCACTCGCTGCCGTGCTGGCCACCTTGAAGGACCACCGGGTGCTGGCCCGTTACGGCTATACATTCGGGATCGTCGGCTGCGTGCTGCTGGCCATCCCCGCCCTGCTGCCCACATCCATGTCCGAGCAATACGGTGCCAAGATCTGGATTGAGTTGCCATTCTTGTCGATTCAGCCCGCGGAGGCCGCCAAGATCCTCCTGCTGATCTTCTTCGCCGCATTCCTGATGACCAAACGCACGTTGTTCCGCACCGCCGGCCGCAACTATCTGGGCATCGAGCTGCCGCGGCCACGCGACCTGGGCCCGTTGCTCGCCATCTGGGGAATCTCGGTGGGCGTCATGGTCTTCGAGAAAGACCTCGGAGCCTCACTGCTCTTCTACTCGTCGTTTCTCATCGTCCTCTACGTCGCCACCGCCCGAATCAGTTGGGTGCTCATCGGTTTGGCGCTCTTCGCCGCCGGCAGTGTGATCGCCTACTTCTTGTTCGGTCACGTTCAGGTGCGCGTGCAGAACTGGTGGGATCCGTTCACCGATCCCGACGGCGCCGGCTATCAGATGGTCCAATCGCTGTTCAGCTTCGCCACCGGCGGCATTTTCGGCACCGGGCTGGGCAACGGCCAACCGGGCACGGTGCCTGCGGCCTCAACCGATTTCATCATCGCCGCGGTGGGTGAGGAACTCGGTTTGGTGGGCCTGGCCGGGGTGCTCATGCTGTACACGATCGTGATCATCCGCGGGTTCCGTACCGCGCTCGCGGTGCGCGACAGCTTCGGCAAGCTACTGGCGGTGGGACTGTCCGCCGCGCTGGCCATGCAGCTGTTCATCGTGGTCGGCGGCGTCACCAAGCTGATCCCACAGACCGGTCTGACCACCCCGTGGATGTCGTACGGCGGTTCCTCGCTCATCGCCAACTACGTGCTGCTCGCCATCCTGCTGCGCATTTCACATATCGCACGCCGGCCACTGAGTCCACACGCTTCCTCATCGCCCGCCGCCCCGCTCGCGGAGGCCCGCACGGAACTGATCGACCGCGTATGA
- a CDS encoding FHA domain-containing protein FhaB/FipA, with translation MQGLVLQLTRGGFLLLLWVFIWSVLRILRTDIYAPTGQLMANRGLNLRSIRPAKTNRRQMQYLLVTEGALAGTRITLGTQPILIGRADDSTLVLTDDYSSTRHARLSPRGSDWYVEDLGSTNGTYLDREKVTTALRVPQGTPVRIGKTVIELRS, from the coding sequence ATGCAGGGACTGGTGCTCCAGCTCACCCGCGGTGGGTTCCTGTTGCTGCTGTGGGTGTTCATCTGGTCGGTGCTGCGTATTCTGCGTACGGATATCTACGCTCCGACCGGTCAGCTGATGGCCAACCGCGGTCTGAACCTGCGATCCATCCGGCCCGCGAAGACGAACCGGCGGCAGATGCAGTACTTGCTGGTAACCGAGGGTGCCCTGGCGGGCACCCGCATCACGCTCGGTACGCAGCCCATTTTGATCGGGCGGGCGGACGACTCCACACTGGTCCTCACCGACGATTACTCATCGACGCGGCACGCGCGGCTATCGCCGCGGGGGTCGGATTGGTACGTCGAGGATCTAGGATCGACCAACGGCACATATCTGGATAGGGAGAAGGTGACGACGGCGCTGCGGGTTCCCCAGGGGACGCCGGTACGGATCGGTAAGACAGTGATCGAGCTGCGCTCGTGA
- a CDS encoding PP2C family protein-serine/threonine phosphatase, with translation MTLVLRYAARSDRGLVRSNNEDSVYAGARLLALADGMGGHAAGEVASQLVIAALAPLDDDEPGGDLLDALADAVHAGNGAIADHVRAEPELDGMGTTLTAFLFAGKRLGMVHIGDSRAYLMRDGELTQISKDDTFVQTLVDEGRITPEQAHNHPQRSLIMRALTGAPVEPTLIMREAHAGDRYLLCSDGLSDPVSHETIAEALEIPDVSAAADRLIELALRSGGPDNVTVVVADVVELDYGQTRPIVAGAVSTDADTDTPPPNTAAGRAAAIQRALKEPEPAEDESDSETTDSENSKPKKRRLRWLIAAVLVVLIALAGLAIARRVVLNNYYVSAHEGNVSIMQGVQGSLLGYRLQRPDLVGCLDSRGDMSLVSYGEAASNLSCKYLKVSDLRPSERQQVETGLPGGTLDEAIGQLRQLSKNALPPCPPPAPKTPPPPAPTAAGRTPTTTSGTPTTTPSKPSPTTSAGPGASTTPTTTSTPAPAPLPAPPQEPGVTCRTVS, from the coding sequence GTGACACTGGTGCTTCGCTACGCCGCGCGTAGCGACCGCGGACTAGTGCGGTCGAACAACGAGGACTCCGTCTATGCCGGGGCCCGTCTTTTAGCATTGGCCGACGGAATGGGCGGTCATGCCGCCGGTGAGGTGGCCTCTCAGCTGGTCATCGCCGCGCTGGCACCACTCGACGACGACGAGCCCGGCGGCGATCTGCTCGATGCCCTGGCCGACGCCGTGCATGCCGGAAACGGTGCGATCGCCGATCACGTGCGCGCCGAACCCGAGCTGGACGGTATGGGCACCACCCTGACAGCCTTCCTGTTCGCAGGAAAACGGCTGGGCATGGTGCACATCGGTGATTCACGCGCCTATCTGATGCGCGACGGGGAGCTGACGCAGATCTCCAAGGACGACACCTTCGTCCAGACGCTCGTCGACGAGGGCCGCATCACCCCGGAACAGGCGCACAACCATCCGCAGCGCTCACTCATCATGCGTGCGCTGACCGGTGCACCCGTCGAACCCACCCTCATCATGCGTGAGGCACACGCCGGGGATAGATACCTGCTCTGTTCGGACGGATTGTCCGATCCGGTAAGCCACGAGACCATCGCCGAAGCGCTGGAGATTCCGGACGTCTCCGCCGCAGCCGATCGGCTCATCGAACTGGCGCTACGCAGCGGCGGACCCGACAACGTCACCGTCGTCGTCGCCGATGTGGTGGAGCTGGATTACGGACAGACCCGGCCGATCGTCGCGGGCGCGGTGTCCACCGATGCCGACACCGACACCCCGCCGCCGAACACTGCTGCCGGCCGCGCCGCCGCGATTCAGCGCGCGTTGAAAGAGCCGGAGCCTGCCGAGGACGAATCCGACAGCGAGACAACCGACTCAGAGAATTCGAAGCCAAAGAAGCGGCGGCTGCGCTGGCTGATCGCCGCCGTTCTCGTGGTGCTCATCGCGCTGGCCGGACTGGCCATCGCACGCCGGGTGGTGCTCAACAACTATTACGTGAGCGCACACGAGGGCAATGTCTCGATCATGCAGGGCGTGCAGGGCTCGCTGCTGGGTTACCGGCTGCAGCGGCCCGACCTGGTCGGGTGCCTCGACAGCCGCGGCGACATGTCCCTGGTGAGTTACGGCGAAGCGGCGTCCAACCTTTCTTGCAAGTACCTGAAGGTGTCGGACCTGCGACCGTCCGAACGCCAGCAGGTTGAAACCGGGCTACCTGGTGGCACTCTCGATGAAGCGATCGGGCAGCTGCGCCAGCTGAGCAAGAACGCGCTGCCGCCATGCCCGCCGCCGGCTCCCAAGACCCCGCCGCCGCCCGCGCCAACCGCCGCCGGCCGGACCCCGACCACGACATCGGGCACCCCGACGACCACACCGTCGAAGCCGTCTCCCACGACTTCGGCCGGCCCCGGCGCCAGCACCACGCCAACCACAACATCCACTCCCGCGCCGGCCCCGCTGCCCGCGCCGCCACAAGAGCCGGGTGTTACCTGCCGGACCGTGTCATGA
- the pbpA gene encoding D,D-transpeptidase PbpA: MNTSIRRVSLAVMGLVVLLLANATITQVFTAPGLRADPRNQRILLDEYSRQRGQISASGQLLASSVATDSRFRFLRQYADPEVYAPVTGFYSLNYSSTGLERAEDTMLNGSDPRLFGRRLADFFTGRDPRGGSVVTTIRPDVQQAAYDAMHRGCKDGCRGAVVALEPSTGKILAMVSTPSYDPNLLASQDPEKENAAWKRLTEDPAQPMLNRAIAQTYPPGSTFKVITTAAALADGKTVNTEVTASPTIFLPGSNATLENYNRASCGGGDTTSLKEAFARSCNTAFAKLGAEQLKRDKLVKAAQAFGLDRELDSIPLQVATSTVGPMSDDAAVAMSSIGQKDVAMTPLQNAMVAAAVANKGVLMQPHLVDSLKGPDLSNLSTTTPDDIGQAVTPAIANTLTELMIASEQRTAQTGALPGVQIASKTGTAEHGTDPRNTPPHAWYIAFAPAQGTTTDPQATAVTPKVAIAVLVEDGGDRALAATGGSVAAPIGRQVIAAALQGAS; the protein is encoded by the coding sequence ATGAACACGTCGATCCGCCGGGTATCGCTGGCTGTCATGGGACTGGTCGTACTGCTGCTGGCCAATGCCACCATCACCCAGGTGTTTACGGCGCCGGGCCTACGCGCCGATCCCCGCAACCAGCGGATCCTGCTCGACGAGTATTCGCGCCAGCGGGGGCAGATTTCGGCGAGTGGGCAGCTGCTGGCATCCTCGGTGGCCACCGACAGCCGTTTCCGCTTTCTCCGGCAGTACGCCGACCCCGAGGTGTACGCGCCGGTCACCGGGTTCTATTCACTCAATTACTCGAGCACCGGACTGGAACGCGCCGAGGACACCATGCTCAACGGGTCCGATCCGCGCCTCTTCGGGCGCCGGCTCGCGGACTTCTTCACCGGCCGGGACCCACGTGGCGGCAGCGTGGTGACCACCATCCGGCCCGATGTGCAGCAAGCCGCCTATGACGCCATGCACCGCGGCTGCAAGGACGGCTGCCGCGGGGCTGTGGTGGCACTGGAGCCCTCCACCGGAAAGATTCTCGCGATGGTCTCCACTCCCTCCTACGACCCGAACCTGCTCGCCAGTCAGGATCCCGAGAAGGAGAACGCTGCCTGGAAGCGGCTGACGGAAGACCCGGCGCAGCCGATGCTGAACCGCGCCATCGCGCAGACCTACCCACCCGGGTCCACCTTCAAGGTGATCACCACCGCCGCCGCGCTAGCCGACGGCAAGACGGTCAACACCGAGGTGACCGCGTCGCCGACGATCTTCCTGCCGGGCAGCAACGCAACCTTGGAGAACTACAACCGGGCCTCCTGCGGCGGCGGTGATACCACCTCCTTGAAGGAGGCGTTCGCACGTTCCTGCAACACCGCCTTCGCCAAGTTGGGCGCTGAACAACTCAAGCGCGACAAGCTGGTCAAAGCCGCACAGGCGTTCGGTCTCGACCGCGAGCTCGACTCCATTCCGCTCCAAGTGGCTACCTCCACCGTCGGACCGATGTCCGACGACGCCGCCGTCGCCATGTCGAGCATCGGGCAAAAGGATGTCGCCATGACCCCGCTGCAGAACGCGATGGTTGCCGCGGCCGTCGCCAACAAGGGCGTGCTGATGCAGCCGCACCTGGTCGATAGCCTTAAGGGCCCAGACCTTTCGAATCTGTCCACCACCACCCCGGATGACATCGGCCAAGCCGTGACACCCGCTATCGCGAACACATTGACCGAACTGATGATTGCCTCAGAACAGCGCACCGCACAGACCGGTGCCCTCCCCGGCGTACAGATCGCTTCCAAGACCGGCACCGCCGAGCACGGCACCGATCCGCGCAACACCCCGCCGCACGCGTGGTACATCGCCTTCGCGCCGGCTCAGGGCACGACAACCGATCCTCAGGCCACGGCGGTCACTCCCAAGGTGGCCATCGCCGTCCTCGTCGAAGATGGCGGAGACCGTGCCCTGGCGGCCACCGGCGGCTCCGTCGCCGCACCCATTGGGCGGCAGGTCATTGCCGCAGCACTACAGGGGGCCTCATGA